One Mesotoga sp. UBA6090 genomic region harbors:
- a CDS encoding InlB B-repeat-containing protein translates to MTRYRNTILISVLLFIALVFSSCVPRAQLFTIEVVSQNPISVALLSSIEQADFSTSDVKKTPLVLNLKPEETVIVKVIDEDVSDDIDEVYLFHSWADGSVANPRVITADSNKKFEIKTKKSVRVSITSNPKGLVEIEGSGFYPVDTVLTVVTPGEVGGYRFSHWKVNGIADYNESLTIKLESPVKIEAVYEQETLRTLRVETDPKGLKVTIDGKEVESPYVAEFEDGASRALGFAPQEKDLSNSVEGPDTRYSFKSWSDQDGSNPRNVFLKSDLSLKVLAMTEFLVQYSTLPEGIATLKDVSWVEKGDTVSFEAPVVSGYEFTHLEVNGERADDKSLSLVVDSPKSVTAHYELKGYLFSVKTEPSGVEVKIDGVAKISPASVPGTHGSSVSVEIPGPQMKDVTDLVPGLDTRYTFSKWGDSNTSNPRTIVLEADKEVFANLETEYLVETGTY, encoded by the coding sequence ATGACGAGATACAGGAATACGATTCTAATAAGCGTTTTACTTTTCATAGCCTTGGTATTCAGCAGCTGCGTTCCAAGGGCACAACTCTTTACTATTGAAGTGGTTTCGCAAAATCCGATTTCAGTTGCACTTCTTTCCAGCATTGAACAGGCGGACTTCTCGACCTCCGACGTCAAGAAGACACCGCTGGTGCTGAATCTCAAACCGGAAGAGACGGTGATTGTGAAGGTCATTGATGAGGATGTCTCTGATGATATAGATGAGGTGTATCTTTTTCATAGCTGGGCCGATGGATCTGTAGCCAACCCAAGAGTAATAACGGCGGACTCAAACAAGAAATTCGAAATCAAGACGAAGAAGAGCGTGAGGGTTTCTATTACATCAAATCCGAAAGGGCTTGTTGAAATTGAAGGAAGCGGTTTCTACCCTGTGGACACTGTACTGACTGTAGTGACTCCCGGTGAGGTTGGTGGATATCGCTTCTCTCATTGGAAAGTCAATGGGATCGCTGATTACAATGAGAGTCTGACCATAAAGCTCGAGTCGCCCGTCAAGATAGAGGCTGTGTACGAACAGGAAACTCTAAGGACGCTCAGAGTCGAGACGGATCCGAAAGGACTAAAAGTTACTATAGATGGCAAAGAGGTCGAGAGTCCTTATGTTGCTGAGTTTGAAGACGGCGCTTCACGCGCTCTTGGCTTCGCTCCTCAGGAGAAGGATCTTAGTAACTCAGTTGAAGGTCCAGATACCCGGTATTCTTTCAAGTCATGGAGCGATCAAGATGGAAGCAACCCCAGAAATGTGTTTCTAAAAAGCGACCTCTCTCTAAAAGTACTTGCGATGACAGAGTTCCTTGTCCAGTATTCAACATTACCTGAGGGTATAGCGACTCTTAAGGACGTGAGCTGGGTAGAAAAGGGAGATACTGTTTCCTTCGAAGCTCCGGTGGTATCTGGTTATGAATTCACACACTTGGAAGTGAACGGTGAGCGAGCAGATGACAAAAGCTTATCGTTGGTTGTTGATTCTCCCAAGAGTGTCACTGCGCACTATGAACTCAAAGGTTATCTCTTCTCCGTCAAAACAGAACCGTCCGGAGTTGAGGTAAAGATTGATGGAGTGGCGAAGATTTCTCCGGCTTCCGTTCCGGGTACTCACGGCAGCTCTGTGAGTGTCGAGATTCCAGGTCCTCAAATGAAAGATGTAACTGACCTTGTTCCAGGATTAGATACTCGTTATACGTTCAGTAAATGGGGCGATTCCAATACATCCAATCCGAGAACAATAGTGCTTGAGGCGGATAAGGAGGTTTTCGCGAATCTAGAGACGGAGTACCTTGTCGAGACAGGCACCTAC
- the rpsB gene encoding 30S ribosomal protein S2: MSVVSMKQLLEAGVHFGHRTRRWNPKMKPYIYGERKGIYIVDLQKTLKLIEEAYEYVRNSAQEGATFLFVGTKRQAQQIVEEEAKRCDSFYVNNRWLGGLLTNFTTIKKRIEALKNFEEMEESGKLAALPKKEQSMINKRLDKLRKNLSGVKEMQKLPDVIFIVDPKQEEIAVAEANKLGIKVIGIADTNCDPDVIDFIIPGNDDAIRAIQLIVHTMADAILEGREGLNAAALETKKESTDENTVEVSSDEGKPSEGVVDGSDDSEDEE, translated from the coding sequence GTGTCGGTAGTATCAATGAAGCAGCTTCTCGAAGCCGGAGTTCACTTCGGTCACAGAACGAGAAGATGGAACCCCAAGATGAAGCCGTATATCTATGGTGAGCGAAAAGGTATCTACATTGTGGATCTTCAGAAGACCTTGAAGCTCATCGAAGAGGCCTATGAGTATGTGAGAAATTCTGCTCAGGAAGGTGCAACGTTCCTTTTTGTTGGCACTAAGAGACAGGCTCAGCAGATCGTAGAGGAAGAAGCGAAGAGATGTGACTCTTTTTACGTCAACAACCGCTGGCTCGGCGGACTTCTTACGAACTTCACCACGATCAAGAAAAGAATCGAAGCTTTGAAGAACTTCGAAGAAATGGAGGAGTCTGGAAAACTCGCTGCTCTGCCGAAGAAAGAGCAGAGCATGATAAATAAAAGACTCGATAAGCTTAGAAAGAACCTGAGCGGTGTCAAGGAAATGCAGAAGCTTCCCGATGTTATCTTCATTGTTGATCCCAAACAGGAAGAGATTGCCGTGGCAGAAGCGAACAAACTCGGAATAAAAGTCATAGGAATTGCAGATACTAACTGCGACCCTGACGTCATCGATTTCATTATTCCAGGCAATGATGACGCAATCAGAGCCATTCAGCTAATCGTACATACGATGGCCGATGCGATTCTTGAGGGCAGAGAGGGTCTCAACGCCGCTGCTCTCGAAACAAAGAAAGAGTCAACTGACGAAAACACTGTCGAAGTTTCTTCAGATGAAGGGAAACCTTCTGAAGGAGTGGTCGATGGCTCAGATGATTCAGAGGACGAAGAATAA
- the rsfS gene encoding ribosome silencing factor — MDNVVKEIADILDEKHGEDIVILDVSKVSNLSDYFVVATANSDPHMDALREAILDYVQKEDVEIIFYDKGKGYDWMVIDGGYFIVHIFSRKGREFYSLEDLWLNAKRYTYRDLVKDGDNTRQ, encoded by the coding sequence TTGGATAACGTAGTGAAGGAAATTGCGGACATTCTGGATGAAAAACATGGAGAAGACATCGTAATACTGGACGTCTCAAAGGTGTCAAATCTATCTGATTACTTTGTCGTAGCAACTGCCAATTCTGACCCCCATATGGATGCTCTTCGAGAGGCGATACTTGATTACGTCCAGAAGGAAGATGTGGAGATCATTTTCTACGACAAAGGAAAGGGATATGACTGGATGGTAATCGACGGTGGTTATTTCATCGTCCACATATTCAGCAGGAAGGGTAGAGAGTTCTACTCTCTCGAAGATCTTTGGTTGAACGCAAAGAGATACACATATAGAGATCTCGTCAAAGACGGGGACAACACACGGCAGTAA